The Pseudoalteromonas carrageenovora IAM 12662 DNA window ATTGTGCTTGGTGAGCATAAGCGTGAAATGGTGTACTCACGTATTGCACGGCGCATACGAGAAAGAAAACTAACAGATTTTAGTACTTATTTAGCTTATTTAAATAGCCATAAAGATCAGGAGTTTGATGCATTTATTAATGCGTTAACAACTAACTTAACTTCATTTTTTCGTGAATCCCATCACTTTGATTATCTAAAAAAACAATTAGTCCCCGCTTTGTTAGTACAAAATAAAAACAGTCGACGAGTACGAATTTGGTCGGCTGGATGCTCAACAGGAGAAGAGCCATATAGCCTAGCAATGGCGTTACATGAGTTATTTCCTAGCAACTGGGACGTTAAGATTTTAGCGACAGACCTAGACTCTAATGTACTTAAAAAAGCACATACAGGTGTCTATAGCGCGGCTAATGTAAATGGGTTAGATGATGCGTTGTTAAAGCGTTGGTTTTTAAAAAGTAAAGATGGCGAAAGCTATAAGGTTAAACCAAAGCTACAGCAGTTAATTTCTTTTAAACGCTTAAATTTATTACAAAATTGGCCAATGAAAGGGCCCTTTGATTTAATTTTATGCCGTAACGTTGTTATTTACTTTGATAAAGACACTAAAGATTTATTATTTAAACGTTATGCAAAAATACTCGCTCCACATGGGCATTTATTTTTAGGTCACTCAGAAACCATGGGCAAAGAGCATACTGAGTTTAAAAATTTAGGCAAAACTATGTACCAAAAGGCCGCCGATGCACGCACAGTTTAAAGGGGTTCTTCCTGGGTTTGAGCATATAAAGCGTTATTGGGACTCTGGGCGAGAAAGTGTGGTCGCTAAAATTTTACCGGGTGAGTTTTATGTATCAAAAAATAATGAACTGATATCAACCGTTTTAGGCTCTTGCATTGCGGCATGTGTATACGATGAAAAATTAGGAATTGGTGGCGTTAATCACTTTATGTTGCCGGTAAAAAAAGGTGAGCATGTAGAAGGTGCACATAGTTTAAGCGGGCGATACGGCAATTGGGCTATGGAGTATTTAATTAACGAAGTGCTCAAAAATGGCGGATCACGCAAAAATTTAAAAATTAAACTCTTTGGTGGCGGGCGAATAATAAGTGCGATGACAGATATTGGGTTGGGTAATATAAGTTTTGCGAATGCCTACATAAAAGAAGAAGCGCTTAATTTAGTTGCTCATGATATGGGTGGACCTTGGCCTAGGAAAATTTTTTTTCATCCGCATACTGGTAAAGTGCACGTAAAAAAACTTAAAAATCTTCATAACAATACAATTGAAAAACGCGAAGTTAAATACTTACAAAATCTTCAACAGCAAGATAAAAAAACAGATATTGAACTGTTTTAGGGGTGCATATGATAAAAGTATTAATAATTGATGACTCTCCATTAATTAGGCAGTTACTTACCGAGATTTTAGGCCAAGCTAACGACATAAAAGTTGTAGGTTGTGCTGAGGATCCTTACGAAGCGCGGGAAATGATAAAAAAGCTTAACCCTGATGTGCTGACTCTTGATGTTGAAATGCCAAAAATGGATGGTATTAGTTTTTTAAAAAATTTAATGCGGCTCAGGCCAATGCCCGTAGTGATGATTTCTACTTTAACAAAAAAAGGTTCACCTATTACGTTAGAGGCATTAGAGCTCGGTGCAGTAGATTTTATAGCTAAACCCACCGTTAATGTTAAAGAACACATGAGCCATTACAGTGCTTTAGTACAACAAAAAGTAAGAGTCGCTGCAGGTGCAAGGGTAAGAGGTTTTAAAAAGCCTATATCTAATGAGCCTATTGCAGCTAACACGCAGTTTTTGTTGAACAAGGTCATTGCAATAGGAGCATCTACCGGTGGTACAGAGGCTATTAAAGAGGTGTTAATTAAAATGCCAAAAAACTGCCCACCCATTGTTATTACGCAGCATATCCCTCCAGGCTTTAGTGCTTCTTTTGCGCAAAGAATGGATCGTACATGTACCATAAATGTGAAAGAAGCAGAACAAGGGGATAAGCTAACAGCAGGCAACGCCTATATTGCTCCTGGTGGATTACACTTGAGTATTGTTAAGCGAGGGGTGGGTTTATATTGCCAGCTTGATGATAACGAGCCCGTAAATAGGCATAAACCTGCGGTAGATGTTTTATTTAACTCATTAATACAAACAGGTGCAAAAAATGTCGTCGCTGCAATACTTACAGGCATGGGGAGCGATGGTGCACAAGGCTTACTTGGTTTAAAGCAAAGCGGGGCATATACAATGGCGCAAGATGAGTATTCATCCGTTGTGTGGGGAATGCCTAAGGCAGCAATTGATATTGGGGCTGAAAACGAAGTCGTAGCGCTAGATAAAGTTACCCAGCGCCTTTTAAGCCAAGCTATTAAGGTTTAGCGTTTTCGATAACCCATGGTTGTGAAAACCAAAAGTAACTTCCTGGGTTTGAAATAGAAGGCGCAGTACAATTAAAGCGTGAACGGCCTTTATTAAGTACTTTTGGTGAGGTTATTTCTACTGTGCTTTCACTGATCCAGTTTAAATCTGCTTGGCCTACGCTTGATACGTAACAAGCAAATTGGCTTTTATGAAAATCACCCATATTAAACGTCACCGTAAGCATAGGTGGGTTTTGCTCTGTCACGCTGTCTTTGTAAGTTAGTTTAGTAATATTAAAAGCTCGTGAATTAAGCTTAGTAATAAGTGTTTCTAATTTACTATAAAAACCAGATGCCGGAAAACGCGGTAAACGGCTAAAGTTAGAATCTTTATTTACCGCCCCTGAGTGCTGGCCAATACCAATAAAGCCGAGCTCTGTTACCAGTGCTTGTAGCTCGTTATTAAACTCACCATACGGATAGGCTAAGTATTTATAATCTTGTCCGGTTTCTTCTTTTATGCGTTTTTGCGAATCTAGAATGTCTTTTTTAATACGAGAGCGCCACTGAGCATTTGTTTCGTTTTCAAGCTTGCGATGTAAGTAATCGTGTTGCCCACTGTGATTAGCAATCAAAGCGCCTTTTTTAGCGAGTTCTTTTAGTTTATCCCAACCCATAACGTAGCTCATGCCTTCATCTATTAATTTTGGGTTTACAAAAATAGTGTATGGGTAGCCAAACTTTTCTAAAATAGGCGCTGCTTGTTCGTAGTTATTGTTGTAGCCATCATCAAAAGTAATGGCAACGGTTTTATCGGGCAGGGTTTCACTTTGCTCTAGAGCACTAATCAACTCATTAAGCGCAATAACCTTAAAGTCATGCTCTTTTAAATAACTCAAATGCTTAGTAAATGTATTTGCACTAACGCTTGTTACAGCGGGTAGAGTTTCGCTAACATGATGATACTGTAAAATTACGGCTGCTTGAGCACGTACAGATACACTAATGAGGATAAATAATACTAAATGAAACAATTTCTTATACATAATAAGGCACACCATAAAAGCTTGCTGTTGTTAGCGGGTCCGATGATACTATCAAATATCACAGTGCCATTGTTAGGAATTGTTGATACCGCCGTAATAGGCCACTTAGGTAGTGCTCATTATTTAGCTGGTATTGCCTTAGGCTCCGCTGTTATTTCTATTTTATTCTGGCTCGCTGGTTTTTTAAGAATGAGTACCACGGGACTGGTTGCTCAAGCATATGGAAAAAACGATTTAACTCAGCTTGCTGCTTTACTTAAACGAAGCTTATTGCTTGCAAGTGCAGTTGCTGTGTTATTAATTGTGTTATCCCCCTTAATAAAACACGCTATAGCTTATCTTTCAGCTGCGCATAACGATGTACTTATTCAAGCCTATCAGTACTTTAGCATTCGAATTTTTAGTGCTCCAGCAGCATTATGTAATTTAGTGTTACTCGGTTGGATGCTTGGTGTGCACTATGGCAGAGGGCCATTTTATCTTTTATTAGTGACTAATATAACTAATATCGTGCTTGATATTTACTTTGTTGTGTACTTAGATTGGGCGGTTGCAGGGGCTGCGTGGGCATCACTTATTGCCGATTATACTGCTTTAGCATTTGCCTTAATTTTGGTTGTAAAACTAGCCAAAAAACAAGGGATCGAATTAAGCACGCCGCATTGGCTTAGTATTAGCAAAATGGCTGAGTTACTAAGTTTAAACCGCGATATATTTATTCGCTCTTTAATACTGCAAGTATGTTTTAGCTTTATGACATTTTACGCGGCGCGTATTGGCGAAACCACATTAGCGGCCAATGCTGTTTTACTCAACTTTTTAATGTTGGTGAGCTTTGCCCTAGATGGAATTGCGTATGCCGCAGAGGCAAAGGTAGGGCAGGCGAAGGGCCAACAAAGCGTTAAAAAAATAAGGATGTGGGTTAAAATTAGTGTATTTTGGGGAATGCTTTTTGGCATTTTATACAGTGCCTTTTTTGCATTATTTGGCAGCACTATAATCAAGCTTTTAACTAATGTACCAGAAGTAATACAAGAGGCTACTCACTATTTACCTTGGGTAATTGTATTGCCTATTTTAGCGATGAGCTGCTTTTTGTTTGACGGCGTATTTGTAGGCTTAACACGAGCTAAAAATATGCGTAACAGTATGATACTTTCTGCTGGAGTAGGTTTTTTTGGTGTGTTTTGGGTATTTATTGATTGGCAAAACAATGGACTATGGCTTGCAATGAGCTGCTTTATGTTAATGCGTGGAGTTACATTAATTATTAAGTATCAGCGCTTAAAAGCAAATAATCAACTGTTGGATTAAGCTTACTTCCACAGGTCAGGGTCGTGATTTTTAGGCCCCATATCTTTTAAAACCTGAGAAAAGCGATTGGCAAAAATACCGCTATAGCCCCAAGCAGCAAAGAAAAGTGCAGGGGTTAAAATAACAATGCCGATAATTTGTAAACTGAAGTGGGTATAGTACCCAATAGATATGAAAATCACGGCTAGCACAAACAGTACTAAGCCGCGAAAAAAGCGCTTTAAGCTCAGCTTAGGATTGCTTCCTAAGCGATAAATAAGCTGCTTTAGCATCAATAGTGCTTAATAGTAAGAGTGATCGCCTGCTTGGTGCTCTGTAATATCGGCAACACCAGTGATTTCTTCAAACTTAGCTATCATCTCTTTTTCGATGCCTTCTTTTAGCGTTACATCGATCATAGAGCACCCATTACAACCACCTCCAAACTGAAGTACAGCAATACCTGCGGCTGTAATTTCAACAAGGCTTACTTGACCACCATGGTTAGCAAGTTGTGGGTTTACTTCTGTTTCAAGCATGTGTTGTACACGTTCGTTTAATGTAGCGTCTTCGCCAATTTTACGTGCTTTAGCATTAGGTGCTTTTAGCGTTAATTGAGTGCCCATTTTGTCGGTAACAAAATCAATTTCAGCTTCTTCTAAAAAAGGTGCACTTTCTGTATCTACAACGGCATCAAAACCATTAAAGTTTAAGCGAATGTCACTGTCTTCAACAGCGTCTTCTGGACAATAAGAAACACCACACTCCGCTTGTGATGTACCAGGGTTTACAACAAACACACGAATATTGGTTTGCTGTGATTGATCTGCTAAAAGTTTAGCAAAATGCGCTTGTGCTGTTTCGGAAATAGAAATCATAAAACCGTCTATACTTGACTAAATTACTCGGATACTGCATATCATACTCCGCTCATCGTGTTGCGGCTAGTGTTGAGCGTAAAAAGTTGGCATCTATTTTAAGCAATGCTAGCGTGCAAATAACAAACATTTTTAGAGTGATTTATATGCGGTGGATAATAACAATAATGGTGGCAATGCTTAGCTTTTCAAGTATGGCAAAACCACTTTCGTACTATTTTGAACAAGATGTAAAATTTGACCCAGCAATTCCTACGCCTGAACAAGTGCTTGGTTATGAAGTTGGGCAGTGGCATGTAAGGCACGACCAACTCGTGCGTTATATGGAAATACTTGCTGATAAAAGCGATAGAATAAATTTTGAAGTTATTGGCCGTACACATGAGCAGCGCCCGCTAGTTATGCTAACCATTACTGCCGCTGATAAGCTCACAAAAATAGAGCAAATTCGTCAAGATCATTTAGCACGCCTAGATAATAAAACAAGCAACAAAACAAATTCACAAGTGCCACCTAGCGTTGTATGGATGGGCTACAGTGTGCATGGTAACGAGTCATCTGGTAGTAATTCAGCTTTGCTGGTGGCTTATTATTTAGCAGCCGCACAAGGTGCTGAAATAGAAGAGTTACTAAACAGTACCGTTATTTTACTCGACCCTTCGCTTAACCCCGACGGCTTAGCTCGTTTTGCTAATTGGGCAAACAGCAACCGAGGTATGAACTTATCGAGCGATCCTAAAACCCGTGAACATGTTGAAGGTTGGCCTAGTAGCCGCACTAATCATTACTGGTTTGATTTAAACCGCGATTGGCTATTACTACAGCACCCAGAATCACGTGCGCGTATTGCAAAGTTTCATACTTGGAAGCCTAATATTTTAACCGATTTTCATGAAATGGGGCCTAACAGTAGCTACTTTTTTCAGCCGGGTATTCCTAGTCGTAAGCACCCAATAACACCGGATGAAAATGTTAGTTTAACTAAAGCCATCGCAAACTATCATGCAAAAACACTTGATGAAAATAACGCACTTTATTTTACAGAAGAAAGCTTTGACGATTTTTATTACGGAAAAGGTTCAACCTACCCCGATGTAAACGGCGGTGTAGGTATTTTATTTGAACAAGCCAGCTCGCGCGGGCATGTACAAGAAACCATAAACGGTACGCTTACTTTTCCTTTTACTATTAAAAATCAGCTTTTAACGAGTCTATCGACCTTTAAAGCAGCTGTAGATAACCGCGTGGCATTACTTGAGTACCAAGCTCAGTTTTATAATCAAGCAATTGATTTAGCAAAAGAAGAGAGCTTTGAAGGCTACGTAGTTGAAGGTGAAAAAGACAACACCCGCATTAAGCACTTTTTAGGGCTGTTAAAGCAGCACCAAATAGATGCGTTTGCACTAACAAAACCACTTAAAGCCAAAGGTAAAAATTTTACCACTAATAGCTATTTTATACCTTTAGCTCAACCACAATATCGTTTAATAAAAGCTATTTTTAGCGAGCAAAAAAACTTTGCCGACAATACATTTTACGATGTGTCTGGGTGGACGCTTGCTCATGCATTTAATTTACCGTTTGCTGAAGTAAAAAGTAGCTGGGGCTTAAAAATTGCCAATACAGCATGGAAAAAAGCAGTTAAACCTTCTTTTGCTGCACTAAAACAAGGCTATGCGTTTGGTTTTTCGTGGGATGACTACCTAGCGCCAAAAATGCTAAATAGTCTTTTAAAGCAAGGCATAAAAGCGCGTGTTGCATTAAGCCCATTAAAAGCTAAAACACCTTCAGGCGAAGTGAAATTTGATTCGGGCAGTATTATTGTACCAGCAGGGCTGCAAACAAATAAAGACTGGGTTAGCCTGTTAAACAATGCACAAAATGAGTTTGGCATCGCTATTAAACCTATTACTTCAGGCCTTACAAGCGAAGGCGCAGATTTAGGCTCTCGTACAATGGCAGTAGTGAACGAGCCAAAAGTGTTGTTAATAGGCGGAAAAGGCATAAGCCAATACGAAGCGGGAGAAGTATGGTATTACCTAGACCGTTTTGTAGGTGTGGCGCCAACTATAGTAGAAATGCAGCGTTTAAGTACTGTTGAGCTCAGTAATTACAGCCATATAGTATTGGCTCATGGTAACTACAGCAGTCTCTCAGATGCCGAAAAAGTAGCTATAAAAACATGGGTAAGAAAAGGCGGTGTTATTTGGGGCCACAAAGGTGGCGCAAAATTTTTAGCTGATCAGCAATTATTAAAAGCCAGCTACTTATCGCGTCAAGATGTAGCAAGTGCGTTTAATACGCAAGGGTTAAACTACGCAGATAAAGATCACCTCGCTGGGCGTCAACGTATTGCGGGAGCTATTTTTAATACAAATGCTGATTTAACACACCCACTTACTTTTTCGCTCAAGCGCGAAACACTGCCTGTATTTAAAAATAGCACTTGGTTGCTCGAAGCTTCACAGGCGCCATTTGTAAATATACTCACCTATACCAAAAAGCCTTTACTAGCTGGTTTTACCGATGCTGTAAATGTAGAGCAAGTTGCAGGTGGTGCAGGGCTAATAGCACATTCATACGGGCGCGGTACTGTTATTGGCATGACCGATGACCCTGTGTTTAGAGGGTACTGGTATGGTACAAGCCGCTTACTTAGTAACGCTTTGTTTTTTGGTCATACCTTTAGAGTTAATGGCGGCTAATACTATTTATATTTAAAACAGGCTGTTAAGGCCTGTTTTAAGCCACAGAGTTTTATACATTTGTGGTTAGTTTTAAATATGACATTTCTATGAATTTACAATACAGATGCATTTTAGTCCGTCATTTTAATTTACTATTTACCCTCTTTTAAAAAGCATTATCGCTATAGGTTTAATTATGGTTTCCAGAAGACAGTTTCTTTTAAGTGCAGGTACGCTTGCATTTATCGGCCTTTCTAAAAGCGCATTTGGTAAAGTTACTTTAGCTAACTTAGTAGATAGCGTATATGCATACGGTGGTTTAATTCCTGATACAAAAAAACTACTCGATTTACCTGCTGGTTTTAGCTACAAGGTTATTTCTCAATTGGGCGATACTATGGATGATGGCTTAAATGTACCAGATAAGGCCGATGGCATGGGCTGTATAGCACTTGACGATGACACTGTAGCGTTAGTTCGTAACCACGAACTTTCCCCTAAAAATATTAAGCACGCAGCCACTAGTATTCAATCGCATAAAACACCGTTAGCGTATGATGAATTTGAAGATGGCGTGGCGTTACCTGGCGGCACAAGCCATATAATTTACAATATTAAAGAGCACAAAAAAGAGCAAGAATACTTATCCTTATGTGGAACAATACGCAATTGCTCTGGTGGTATTACTCCATGGGGGAGTTGGCTTACTTGTGAAGAAACAGTCGCTAGTCAGGCCGATGGATTAGGCAAATCTCACGGTTATATATTTGAAGTACCTGCTACGGCAAAAGGTTTGGTAAAACCAGAACCACTTGTTGCAATGGGCCGATTTAATCATGAAGCCGCTGCAATCGAACCACGTACAGGCATTGTTTATCTTACTGAGGATAGGGGGGATAGTTTATTTTATCGTTTTATTCCTAATGAATATGGCAAACTTAATAAAGGTGGCCAGTTGCAGGCTATGGTTATTAAAAAACACGCTCAATTTGATACCCGAAATTGGAGTGAAACTGCAATGCTTAAACACACACAAATGGAAGTTGAGTGGATTGATTTAGATGATCCACAGAGCCCAAAAGATGATTTAAGAATAAGAGGTCATAAACAAGGGGCGGCACTGTTTGCCCGTGGAGAAGGTATACACTGGGGCAATAACGAGCTTTATTTTTGTTGCACTAACGGCGGTAAAAAGCAGCTTGGCCAAGTAATGAAATATCAGCCATCGGAATTTGAAGGCGCTAATAATGAAAGTTCTTCACCAGGTAAAATAGAATTATTTGTAGAAAGCGAAGACGAGTCATTATTTAACTTTGGTGATAACCTAACTGTTGCACCTAATGGACACCTTATTGTTTGTGAAGACCAATATACAGATATAGTAGATAACCATTTACGCGGTGTTACACCCACCGGAGAGGTGTATACGTTTGCGCGTTTAGCTGAGCAAACAGAACTTGCCGGCGCTTGTTTTTCACCCGACGGAACTACTTTATTTGTAAATGTATACTCACCAACTAAAACGCTCGCCATTACTGGGCCTTGGGCTAGCTTTAAAGCATAGCTATACAACCTGTTAAGTGCCTATATTTATAATGCTTAACAGGTTTATTGTGCGTATAAATAATAAATTATTCTATCGACACACCTTATAGTAACGTTATAGTATATCCATTATGCAAGCATCTGTTTTACATTCACTTAGAAACCACAAAGCACTATTAAACTACAGTGCGGTGTTTTTTTTGTTGTTCAGTGTTTTTTCTGTATGGCACGATACTGCACATGCCTTAAAAACTGAGCAAGAATGTGAGCTGTGCTTAAGCTCCCTTGATTTAGAACATTCTATACCTGCCAAAGTAAGCCTGTTTGCGCTAAGCACAGATAATTTTTCTGCAATACAATTTAGTAGTCAGCACTTTTACAGTGAATTTGTGGCTATTGCAGGAAACAGAGACCCTCCAACTGTTATCTTAAATTAACCAGATCTCTATTTAAGCGACTTCTAACCAATTAAAGTAGTGTTGATATTTAAATTATTTTGCTAGCGAGGGCTTTTCAGTGCGCAAAATAAATTTATGATTCAGAGATCTGGTTAAGTTCATCAGTTAAAACATCCTTAGCACTCTTAATAATAACGAGTGTGTTTTATTGTGTACTTTAGAGATAACAAAATGAAAAGTAACTATTCACCTTTAGTAATCGCTTTATTAGCAGCAATGAGTAGCACGGCGTATGCCGATGAAAAAAACCCTCAAAAAGACGAAACAGACATTGAAAGAGTCTTAATTACAGCGTCGCCAATAAAGCGTACAGTGCTTGAGTCAAGCACTCCTGTAACAATTTTAAGCGGCGAAGAGTTAGATCAAAATCAAGCTGCAACCTTAGGCGATACGTTAAAAAGTGTACCCGGGGTACACAGCTCTTATTACGGACCTGTGGCAAGTAGCCCTATTATTAGAGGCTTAGATGGACCAAGAATTAAAGTGGTTCAAAATGGTTTAGGTGCATCAGATGCATCGCGTGTAGGGCCAGATCATCAGGTTTCAACCGAAACATCTACAGCCACCCAAATTGAGGTTTTAAGAGGCCCAGCTACGCTTTTATACGGCAGTGGTGCTATTGGCGGAGTAGTAAATGTGGTTGATAACCGCTTACCCACGCAAAGGCAAGAAGGCGTAAGTGGTGAAGTATTTGCGCAGTACGATAATGTTGCAGATGCTAAAACTCTTTCAACAGATTTAAACGCAGGTTCCGGTGATTTTGCTTTTCATATTGATGGATATACCCGTAAAACCGATGATTACAAAATCCCTGTGCCAGCAGATATTGATGAAGACGGTGGCAGTACTACACTTACAAACTCAGATATTGATGCAAGTGGCTATAACCTAGGCGCAGGCTGGATAACTGACGATATGCGCGTTGCTTTTTCGTATGGGCATATGGACTCTGACTATGGCTTACCGGGTGAAGAGGGCGTATTTATAAAGCTTAACCAAGATCGCTATCAAGGCGTAGTGGATTGGAATAATTTAGATGGCTTTATACAAGCAGTGCATTGGCAAAACGCTTATACCGATTATGAGCACTCTGAAATTGAAGGGGCTGAAATTGGCACAACTTTTAAAAACGAAAGTATAGAGTCAAGGTTGTGGGCTGAGCATGCACCTGTTTATGGCTGGAAAGGGATTGTGGGCTTACATTATAACCATAGCGATTTTGAAGCGATTGGTGAAGAAGCATTTACGCCTCCAACCAAAACAGACAGCATTGCTGCATTTTTAATGGAAGAGAAAAAAGTAGGCTCGCTATTGTGGCAAGTAGGTACTCGTGTTGAGCAGTCAACACATGATGTAGACAATGACTTTTTTACAGCCCTTAGTTCGTCTAACTCAGTTTCGTTTGACGATAAAGATTATGACGCGGTTTCAGGTTCTGCTGGTGTTGTATGGAGTATCAATGATAGACACTCATTAGCTTTTAATTACGCATATTCACAGCGTGCACCTTCAGCTTCAGAAATATATGCATATGGGCCTCATATTGGCTCTGGTACTTACGAAGTTGGCGGTGGATTTGAGCTTAGTAACAACGCCGGTCAATATAGTGTTGTTCAATCTAATGAAAGTATGGATAAAGAGGTTTCAAATAATTTAGACCTTACATATAGATATACCGGTGATACATGGAACGCTAACGTTAGCATCTTTAATAATGATATTAGTGACTATGTTTTTGAAAGTTTCACAGATTTAGTTATCAGTGATGGTGCTTTTATTTCCTCAGCCGATTACGAAAACCAAGTGGCTGTTTCAGGTGAACCTGACGACGAAGCTGATGGCTTGCCTGTCGTGTTGTTTGCACAGCAAGACGCTCGTTTATATGGATATGAAGCGCAGGTAGATTGGCATTTAAACGATGATTGGCGCTTAGAAGTGTTTACCGATTATACGCGCGCTAAATTAGACTCAGGCGGTAATGTACCAAGAATACCACCAATGAGAGTGGGCTCGTCAGTACATTATGAATATGGAAATTGGCACACCGAAGTCGAAGTCATTCGTAACGCTAAACAAGACAAAATAGCGGATAACGAAACTTCAACAAAAGGTTATACCATGCTATCGGCCTCAGCTAATTATTATCTAGATTTAGGCGATGTAGATATGACCATTTATATAAAAGGCGATAACTTAACTGATCAAGAAGGGCGTGTGCATTCATCGTACTTAAAAGACGAAGCCCCTTTACCAGGACGCTCAGTTAGTTTAGGCGTAAGAGCTCGTTTTTAATTGAAATAATTAAAGCGGCGTTAAACATGTGGTAAATGCCCACACATGTTTAGCGCCCGCTTGTTTTAAAGCCTGTGTAGCAGCATTAAGTGTAGCGCCTGTTGTCATAACATCATCAATAATAGCAATTGTTTTACCGCCCATATCTTGTGTACAAACAAAGGCATTTTTTAAATTTTTAACTCGCTTAGCTTTTGAAAGTTCAGATTGCGCTTGCGTTTTTTTATTGCGAATAAGGCTGTTATTTAGAGGTGCAACTTTAATCAATAAAGGTTGCCACACTTGGCTTACTTGATTAAAACCACGAGTAACAAATCGACTTTTATGTAACGGTAAAATAATAAAGAAATCTGGCAGAGTAGGGCTTTGCTCAAAAAACTGCTTGAGCTGCTTTTCGATGATTTGTTGTAATGCCTTTTTATAATGAATTTGGTTATTAAATTTTAGCCGTTTAAGCCAGTGTTCAAAAGGTGTTTGATAAAACGCACAAGCAAATAAAATATCAAACTCACAATTAGGAAACATTTCAACAATATCAGGTCGATGCAGTAAGTTTTTATGAGCTGTAAAATCAAATAATGGCAAGTCTTCAAGGCAAAAACTACATAACCCTAAATTAGCAGTAATAGGGCTTTGACATTGCACGCAGTATGAAGGAAATAACCAATTTAAAACCGTCTGTTTCATTGATACAACCTTCGCATTGCAATCGCCTTTTTAAACGCTATGATGAGCCTAAGTTTGGTAAAGGTTTGGTAAATATGCAAAATGAGTTAGTGCTATTGCACGGATGGGGAATGAACCAAGGCGTTTGGCAATTAATAAAGCCTGAGCTAGAGTTTTTATATTCAGCAAATGTACGTAGTCTTGATTTACCTGGATTTGGTAATAGTTCTGTTTGCCCAACGCCCTATACTTTACATGATGCGGCAGCGCTTTTAAGTGAGCAGCTAAAGCCACATTCTATTTTAATGGGCTGGTCGTTAGGTGGCTTATTTGCTCTTTATATTGCTAAGCATTGGCCAGAAAAAGTATCAAAAGTAATTTTAATTGCCTCAACCCCTTTTTTTGCTGAGTCAGATAATTGGCCGGGAATAAAAG harbors:
- a CDS encoding M14 metallopeptidase family protein — translated: MRWIITIMVAMLSFSSMAKPLSYYFEQDVKFDPAIPTPEQVLGYEVGQWHVRHDQLVRYMEILADKSDRINFEVIGRTHEQRPLVMLTITAADKLTKIEQIRQDHLARLDNKTSNKTNSQVPPSVVWMGYSVHGNESSGSNSALLVAYYLAAAQGAEIEELLNSTVILLDPSLNPDGLARFANWANSNRGMNLSSDPKTREHVEGWPSSRTNHYWFDLNRDWLLLQHPESRARIAKFHTWKPNILTDFHEMGPNSSYFFQPGIPSRKHPITPDENVSLTKAIANYHAKTLDENNALYFTEESFDDFYYGKGSTYPDVNGGVGILFEQASSRGHVQETINGTLTFPFTIKNQLLTSLSTFKAAVDNRVALLEYQAQFYNQAIDLAKEESFEGYVVEGEKDNTRIKHFLGLLKQHQIDAFALTKPLKAKGKNFTTNSYFIPLAQPQYRLIKAIFSEQKNFADNTFYDVSGWTLAHAFNLPFAEVKSSWGLKIANTAWKKAVKPSFAALKQGYAFGFSWDDYLAPKMLNSLLKQGIKARVALSPLKAKTPSGEVKFDSGSIIVPAGLQTNKDWVSLLNNAQNEFGIAIKPITSGLTSEGADLGSRTMAVVNEPKVLLIGGKGISQYEAGEVWYYLDRFVGVAPTIVEMQRLSTVELSNYSHIVLAHGNYSSLSDAEKVAIKTWVRKGGVIWGHKGGAKFLADQQLLKASYLSRQDVASAFNTQGLNYADKDHLAGRQRIAGAIFNTNADLTHPLTFSLKRETLPVFKNSTWLLEASQAPFVNILTYTKKPLLAGFTDAVNVEQVAGGAGLIAHSYGRGTVIGMTDDPVFRGYWYGTSRLLSNALFFGHTFRVNGG
- a CDS encoding alkaline phosphatase PhoX, with product MVSRRQFLLSAGTLAFIGLSKSAFGKVTLANLVDSVYAYGGLIPDTKKLLDLPAGFSYKVISQLGDTMDDGLNVPDKADGMGCIALDDDTVALVRNHELSPKNIKHAATSIQSHKTPLAYDEFEDGVALPGGTSHIIYNIKEHKKEQEYLSLCGTIRNCSGGITPWGSWLTCEETVASQADGLGKSHGYIFEVPATAKGLVKPEPLVAMGRFNHEAAAIEPRTGIVYLTEDRGDSLFYRFIPNEYGKLNKGGQLQAMVIKKHAQFDTRNWSETAMLKHTQMEVEWIDLDDPQSPKDDLRIRGHKQGAALFARGEGIHWGNNELYFCCTNGGKKQLGQVMKYQPSEFEGANNESSSPGKIELFVESEDESLFNFGDNLTVAPNGHLIVCEDQYTDIVDNHLRGVTPTGEVYTFARLAEQTELAGACFSPDGTTLFVNVYSPTKTLAITGPWASFKA
- a CDS encoding TonB-dependent receptor, whose product is MKSNYSPLVIALLAAMSSTAYADEKNPQKDETDIERVLITASPIKRTVLESSTPVTILSGEELDQNQAATLGDTLKSVPGVHSSYYGPVASSPIIRGLDGPRIKVVQNGLGASDASRVGPDHQVSTETSTATQIEVLRGPATLLYGSGAIGGVVNVVDNRLPTQRQEGVSGEVFAQYDNVADAKTLSTDLNAGSGDFAFHIDGYTRKTDDYKIPVPADIDEDGGSTTLTNSDIDASGYNLGAGWITDDMRVAFSYGHMDSDYGLPGEEGVFIKLNQDRYQGVVDWNNLDGFIQAVHWQNAYTDYEHSEIEGAEIGTTFKNESIESRLWAEHAPVYGWKGIVGLHYNHSDFEAIGEEAFTPPTKTDSIAAFLMEEKKVGSLLWQVGTRVEQSTHDVDNDFFTALSSSNSVSFDDKDYDAVSGSAGVVWSINDRHSLAFNYAYSQRAPSASEIYAYGPHIGSGTYEVGGGFELSNNAGQYSVVQSNESMDKEVSNNLDLTYRYTGDTWNANVSIFNNDISDYVFESFTDLVISDGAFISSADYENQVAVSGEPDDEADGLPVVLFAQQDARLYGYEAQVDWHLNDDWRLEVFTDYTRAKLDSGGNVPRIPPMRVGSSVHYEYGNWHTEVEVIRNAKQDKIADNETSTKGYTMLSASANYYLDLGDVDMTIYIKGDNLTDQEGRVHSSYLKDEAPLPGRSVSLGVRARF
- a CDS encoding ComF family protein, whose protein sequence is MKQTVLNWLFPSYCVQCQSPITANLGLCSFCLEDLPLFDFTAHKNLLHRPDIVEMFPNCEFDILFACAFYQTPFEHWLKRLKFNNQIHYKKALQQIIEKQLKQFFEQSPTLPDFFIILPLHKSRFVTRGFNQVSQVWQPLLIKVAPLNNSLIRNKKTQAQSELSKAKRVKNLKNAFVCTQDMGGKTIAIIDDVMTTGATLNAATQALKQAGAKHVWAFTTCLTPL